The Candidatus Leptovillus gracilis sequence GGCGAATGCACTGGCTGGATGGACAGCCGTTTGCCGGTTCCAATGGCAACGCCGCCCGCCCAGAGACCGTCGTCTGGAACATCAAAGACGCCCCGCTTAACGAACAAACCCTGTTTTTTCGTGATGGCTCTTACGCGCTAAAGATCTTCAAAGGTTGGGCGCCGCTGTATGCCGGGTTGTCGCAAGACGTTTCTGGCCTGGAAGTTGGCCGCCGCTACCGTCTGGCGATCCCCATTTTCATAGATATTGTTGAATCTTATGAGGGTGGCAAACAAGCGCCTGGTAAACTGGACTCCGGCCAGGTACGCATTGGGACCAGCGCCGTTGGCGCGGGCTGGCGCAACGAGTCGGCCATCCAATACAGCGGCTGGTGGACGGCCGGCAACATTCAGCCTTTTTATCAGGCGTACCCCGTTTTCCTGCACGATTTCACCGCCACCAGCCCGAACATGACCATCTGGATTGAGATGGCCTCTAAAGACCCGTACATCAACAACGGCTTTTTCATGGATGGACTGGCGATGCTGGCATTAGATGAACGCGACAATTCCGTCACTGCGCCGCCCGCTTCTGGCGGGACAACGTCTGGCAGCGCGGCTGTGGCGCAGCCGGCCGGGCCAACAGCCACGCCGCCGCCCACACCCACCCCCCGCGCCGATGGCGCTGTGGTCCACACCGTGCAAAGTGGCGATTCTTTTTGGGGATTGGCGATCCAATACGCCGGAGTCATGGGACTCTCGGCCGAAGCGGCGGTGAAGGCCATTCAAGACCTCAACAACAACCCTACCTTCATCAACCCTGGCGACGAACTCATCATCGTGCCGCCTAACCAGACGCCGCCCACACCCACCCCAGAACCGGTAGAAGAGGAGCCAACCGCAGAAGCGGAAGCCGCTGAAGCGACGGCCGAACCGGAAGAGACGGCCGTTACCAGCGACACCGCCCTCAACACCGTCAGCAACGCCAATACCGCCAACGGTATCTGCGTGACTGCCTTTGAAGACGCCAACAGCGACGGCCAGCGCGATCTCGACGCCGAGCCCTTGATGTCCAACGTGGCCATCAGCGTCTTCCAGGGCGGCAAAAACGTCGCCTCTTACGTCACCGATGGCGTCAACCCGCTCTACTGCTTCGAGAACCTGAACAACGAAACCTATCAGGTACAGGCATACCCGCCGGCCGGCTATCAGACCACGACACCGGAAAGTTGGGCGGTCGCCGTAACGGATGGCGTGATCATCCCGGTCAGCTTTGGCCTGACCACCGCACCACCAACAACAGCCGACGCGATAGCCGACGCCAGCCTGACCACAAGCGAAGCAACGGCCGTACCCGCCGCCGCTGATACAACCAACGCCGCGGCCGAGCAATCCGGCGGTTTCCTGGCTAACATGAGCGGCATTATTCTCATCATCGCCGCCTTCCTGGTGCTGCTCGCTGGGGCGGGGGTCTATTTGCTGCGTCGTGGGTGAGGATTTCAGTAATCAGTATCCAGTATTCCGTGTTCGGTAACGGAACACGGGACACGGAACACGGAACACGCGCCTTCGGGCGCGTTTTTCATTCCCGTGTCCTTTGCGTGCGGATGGCGTCAGCCAACCGCCAAGTTTAAACCCGCCTGAGGAGGTAAACTAAGTAAGGAAGATTGGACAAATCTCGTTCCTATAACGGGAGAGAAAGGGGGAACAAGCGCCGCTGCCCAAACGTTTCACGCCTGACGCATAACAATCAATTTGATTTTTGAGGGAAACAACAATGACATATCGTGATGATCAGCCCACCGGACCTGTCGAATTTCGACCAGCAGCGCCCTATACCCCACCAGCGCCGCCGCGTAAAAAAAGGGGCTGCCTGGGCTGTTTGGGTCAGGCGGCGATTGTGTCTGTTTTGCTGCTGGCCGTCCTTGTCTTTGGCGGCATTGTGGTGGCCGGGACACTGGTCTACAGCAATCTCTCACGCGAAATTGAGGCAGGCATTGCCAAGTTAGACACTGCCCGTGAGCGCGACATATTTGAGACGACGCGCATCTTCGACCGCAATGGCGCCCTGCTGTGGGAATTTTTTGGCGAAGGGAAACGGACAGAAATCCCGCTGACGCAAATGCCCCCGGCGCTGATTGCCGCCACCATTTCGGTGGAAGATGACTCGTTTTACCAAAACACCGGGCTGGACATCCCCGCTTTGGCTGCCGCTCTGATTGCCAACTACAAAAACCCCGACGGCCGTCCCGTTGGCGGCAGCACCATCACCCAACAAATCGTCCGCCACATCGTGTTTGATTACGACGAGCGCACGGCCGTTTCCTACAACCGCAAAGCCAAAGAGATCATCCTGGCCTGGATCATGGACCAGAAATACAGCAAGGATGAGATTTTGGCGATGTACCTCAACGAAATCTACTACGGCAACCTGGCCTACGGCGCAGAAGCCGCCGCCCAAACCTACTTCGGCAAAGCGGCCGCCAGCCTGACAATCGGCGAGGCGACGCTGTTGGCCGGGCTGCCACAAAGCCCGGTGGAGTTGGACCCATTCACCAACCTGGAAGGGGCCAAAGAGCGGCAGTGGCTCATCCTCAACCTCATGGTCGGCGATGGCGTCATCAACCAAACTCAGGCCGAAGACGCCTACCGGGAACCGCTCACCTTCGCGCCGCAAGAAGTCAGTCTGAACGCGCCCCATTTTGCCGTTTACGCCCGGCAGCTGCTGGAGGAACAGTTTGGCGCGGAAGCGGTCGCCAACGGCGGCCTGCAAGTGACCACGACGCTCGATTTGCGTTACCAACGGCTGGCCGAGCAGTTGGCGCGGCAGCACGTGGACGCCGTTGGCCCCCAGCACAATCTCAACAATGCCGCCCTGGTCGCCCTGAAACCAGCCACCGGCGAAATCCTGGCAATGTTGGGCAGCGTGGATTATCACGATGATGACATTGACGGCCGTGTCAATGTCACCCTCTCGCCGCAGCAGCCTGGCAGTTCCATCAAACCACTCACTTACGCCGCCGCCCTGTCGCCCCTGCCCGATGGCGGCGAACCAGCCTGGACGGCCGCCGATATACTGTGGGATGTGGCCGTAGAGTACCCCCAGTTTGATGGCAGCAGCTACACGCCGCTGAATTATGACGGCCGTTTCCACGGTCCCGTGCGTCTGCGAGCCGCCCTCGCCAACAGCTACAACGTGCCCGCCGTGCTGGCCTTGCAAGACATCGGCGTGCCCCACTTCATCGAATTCGCGCAGCAAATGGGCATCAGCAGTTGGACCGGCGACAGTTCCAATTACGGTCTGGCGCTGACGCTGGGCGGCGGCGAAGTGACGCCGCTGGAGCTAACCGGCGCGTATGCTATTTTGCCAACGGTGGCAGCAAAGTACCGCCAACGGCCGTGCTGCGCGTGACCAAAAGCAGTGGCGAGGTGTTGTACGAATATCAGCCGCCAGCAGCCGCCGCCGTGCTGGATCCCCGCGTCGCCTTCCTCATCAGCGACATTTTGGACGACGACGCGGCGCGCGTCGCGGCGATGGGCAGCCAGAACCCGCTGGCGCTGCCCTTCCCGGCCGCCGCCAAAACCGGCACCACCAATGATTACCGCGACAATTGGACGATGGGCTACACGCCCGGCCTGGTGGTCGGCGTCTGGACG is a genomic window containing:
- a CDS encoding transglycosylase domain-containing protein — protein: MTYRDDQPTGPVEFRPAAPYTPPAPPRKKRGCLGCLGQAAIVSVLLLAVLVFGGIVVAGTLVYSNLSREIEAGIAKLDTARERDIFETTRIFDRNGALLWEFFGEGKRTEIPLTQMPPALIAATISVEDDSFYQNTGLDIPALAAALIANYKNPDGRPVGGSTITQQIVRHIVFDYDERTAVSYNRKAKEIILAWIMDQKYSKDEILAMYLNEIYYGNLAYGAEAAAQTYFGKAAASLTIGEATLLAGLPQSPVELDPFTNLEGAKERQWLILNLMVGDGVINQTQAEDAYREPLTFAPQEVSLNAPHFAVYARQLLEEQFGAEAVANGGLQVTTTLDLRYQRLAEQLARQHVDAVGPQHNLNNAALVALKPATGEILAMLGSVDYHDDDIDGRVNVTLSPQQPGSSIKPLTYAAALSPLPDGGEPAWTAADILWDVAVEYPQFDGSSYTPLNYDGRFHGPVRLRAALANSYNVPAVLALQDIGVPHFIEFAQQMGISSWTGDSSNYGLALTLGGGEVTPLELTGAYAILPTVAAKYRQRPCCA
- a CDS encoding LysM peptidoglycan-binding domain-containing protein — translated: MKRSYLALFSALFVLVVAAAVRPSSQAAAQQTNLLTNPGFEGGHYNQDGISEITVPNGWRMHWLDGQPFAGSNGNAARPETVVWNIKDAPLNEQTLFFRDGSYALKIFKGWAPLYAGLSQDVSGLEVGRRYRLAIPIFIDIVESYEGGKQAPGKLDSGQVRIGTSAVGAGWRNESAIQYSGWWTAGNIQPFYQAYPVFLHDFTATSPNMTIWIEMASKDPYINNGFFMDGLAMLALDERDNSVTAPPASGGTTSGSAAVAQPAGPTATPPPTPTPRADGAVVHTVQSGDSFWGLAIQYAGVMGLSAEAAVKAIQDLNNNPTFINPGDELIIVPPNQTPPTPTPEPVEEEPTAEAEAAEATAEPEETAVTSDTALNTVSNANTANGICVTAFEDANSDGQRDLDAEPLMSNVAISVFQGGKNVASYVTDGVNPLYCFENLNNETYQVQAYPPAGYQTTTPESWAVAVTDGVIIPVSFGLTTAPPTTADAIADASLTTSEATAVPAAADTTNAAAEQSGGFLANMSGIILIIAAFLVLLAGAGVYLLRRG